The genomic stretch ACTACTTCAAGGTGCGGCGGTTCTGGCTGGAAGTGGAGTTGCCCGATGGACGGAAGGCCTCCACGGACATCGCAGCGGCGGTCTTCACCCAACCGCCCGGCTGGCAGTATGCCGAAGGCATCTGCATGCCCTTCGGCCGGAACATCGAGGTGGAGTTGTGGTTTGGGCTGTAGGGAGCGGGAGCGACCTTGACGGCTATCCAGGTCGTTATGTACAATCTGTACATCTTGTACAGAAAGAGACGACGAGATGACCAGTCTGAGCGTGTCCAAGCTCCGTGCTGACCTGGCGGATGCCATCAACCGCGTGGCGTACCGCAAGGAGCGGGTGGTGATTGAGCGGCAGGGGAAGAGGCTGGTGGCGCTGGTGCCGGTGGAGGACCTGGAGAGGCTGGAGGAGATGGAGGACCAGATGCTCGTGGCGGCGGCAGACGCGGCCCTGCAGGAGGGTGGCGAGCGTGTCCCCTGGGAGCAGGTGAAGCAGGAAGCGGGGCTGCCGTAGCGTGTACGAGCTGGAGTTCTCGCAGCGCGCTCGGCGCAGCTTCCTGCGCCTGCCCGGGCAGATGCAGGCCCGTGTTCAGAAGGAGTTGGAGCGGCTGCAGACCGACCCGTACCATCGGGGGACCAAGGCCCTCCAGGGGGGCCTGGCCCCGTACCGCCGGGCCCGCGTCGGCGACTACCGCATCGTGTACGAAGTCGAGGACGACCGCGTGGTTGTCTTCGTGGTAGAGGTCGTCCACCGTAGTGGCGCATACCGGGAGTGACGCACCTGTTGCTCTCGACGCAGGAGGTCGGCAGCCATGCGCAGCGCTCGTTGGGCCGTTCTACTCGTCTTCGTCTGCACCGGTCTGGCCGGCGCTGACAGCGTCAAGACCTACAAGGGCGCCTGGTTCGACATCAAGTACCCGGCGAGCTTCAAGGTCAAGCCGCAGCAGAAGAGCGCCAGCGCCCAGGGCTACGACGCCGTCAGCTTCCTGTCGCCCGATGGCCTGGTGGAGTTCTACGTCTACTCGCCGCAGTGGTCCGGCGAGCCGCAGTGGATCCAGCGCCGGCCAGGGGAGACGCAGACCGGCTACAGCCAGGAGCGCGCGGGGGACAAGGTCATCACCTACGTCACCCGCAAGGGCCCGGGCTACACACGGTCCTACGCCGATATCCGCCAACTGCAGCTCAACACGCGGTGGGTGTTCGGCTACCGCTACAAGAACCAGGCAGCACACAAGCAGTACCGGCCGCAGTACATGAAGTTCAAGCAGTCGCTGAAGCAGTACGCGGACTGAGGCGACTACAGGCGCCGCTCGCGCCACAGGCGCACGACGGCCTCGAGGAAGCGCTCCTGGTCGGGGAAGTCGGCCGGGGGAACGTGGGGCATCTTCGCCAGCAGCGCCTCGCCGATCTGCCGCACGAGCTGCCGACGCAGCGGCGGCTGCAACTCGTGGCGCCGCTCGACGACCCGCTCGGCGGCGGCCACGTCGGCGGCGGTGAGCAAGTGCAGGCTGCCACGCAGCCGCGCCTCCACCTGGGGCGGGAGCGGCTGGGGCGCGGTCTCATCGGCCAGCGGCGCCGTCTGCTCGGGCAGAGCGTACAGGCGCTCCTTGACGACGATCGTGCCGGCCACCATGTCGCCCAGGCGCTGGGCACGACTGCTGGCGAACACGGAGACGAGGCCCACGCTGTAGAAGAAGGGCATCATGTCCACGGCGCGGATGACGTTGCGCAGGGCGGACTGCAGGAACGTGATGGGGCGGCCGTCCACGCCGATGACGCGCAGGCCGGCGATGCGCTTGCCGGGGCTCTGGCCGCCGGTTAGCATCTCGGCGGTGACATAGTAGACGGTGAAAGCCAGGAAGCCCATGCTGGCGACGATGATGGCGCCGACCACGCCCAGCATGTCCTGGAGCTTCAGGACCAGGCCGAGCCAGATCAGGCCCCACACGACGAGCACGGTAAGGGTGCCCTGGAGCAGGAAGTCGAAGATGCCGGCCAGGGCCCGTGAGCCGATGCCCGCCAGTTCGTACTGCACCTCGATGTGCTCGGGCGTCTCGATGGTGACCTGGTCGTCGCTCATGTTGCTCTGTTGACGAGGGCGTGGGAGCGGTCACCGACCGCGACAGGGTCGGGTCGCGGTCGGTGACCGCTCCCACGCTCGCCCCATAGGTTAGCGTGATCGGGACGCCATGAATGCTCATGCCGGCCGTGACAGGAAGCAGGCCAACTGGGATCGGCTGACCGAGCTGTTGCACCGGGCCGAGGTCCAGGGCTTGCGCACGTTCTCGACCGACGAGCTGCGGGAGTTCAGCCGCCTGTACCGCTCGGCTTCCAGCGATCTGTCGCTGGCCCGGGCGCGCGAGCGACACGACCTGGCCCGCTACCTCAACCAGCTCGTGGCCCGCACGCACGCGCAGATCTACTCCCGGCCCCCCCGCCGCCGCCCCGAGGTGCTGTCCTTCTTCGTGCACACCGTTCCCAGGACCTTCCGCGCCTGCTTTCCCTTCTGGCTGGCGTCGCTCGCGATCCTCGTGGTCGGCGGCGCCATCGGCTACGTGGCGACCAGTACCAACCCCGCCTGGGCGGAGGTGTTCGTCGGCCCGGGCATGAGGCAGGCGCTGGAGGGGTTCGTCAAGCAGCAGACGCCGCCAGGGGAGTACTTCGCGCCCACGGCCGGCGTCTTCGGCGGGGGCGGCTTCTCGACGTTCCTGATGACCAACAACATCCAGGTCGCGCTGATGTGCTTCGCCTTCGGCATCTCGGCGGGCGTGGGGACCTGCTACGTGTTGTGGCGCAACGCCCTGATGCTCGGGGCAGCGCTGGGCCTGGGGGCCTTTCACAGCAAGCTGCTGCTGATGGCGGCGGTCGTGGCGCCGCACGGGGTGGTGGAGATCTCGGCGGTGGTCGTGGCGGGGGGCGCGGGCTTGCGGCTGGGCTGGGCGCTCATCAGCCCGGGCGACCTGCTGCGGCGCGACGCCCTGCGGGTGGCGGGCAAGCAGGCGGGGCAGTTGGCGCTGGGCACCATCCCCATGTTCGTCTTCGCGGGCCTGGTCGAGGGCCTCGTCAGCCCGATCCATACCGGCCCGCTGGCCTCCATCCCCTTCCGCCTGTGGTTCGGCGCGCTGTCGGGGGTGGTGATGTATGCCTGGCTCTTCTCCGGCTTCCTGCACCGGCGGGCGGAGGAGTAGCACCGCGCCCCGCCGACTCGCGGGCCAGGGGTGCCACTGCCAGCCCCGCTGGCAGTGGCTGCGGGGCAGATGCACGGTCAGGGAAGCCTGGCCGTGGCACCCGCAGCAGACTACTGAACCGCCGGGGCCGTGATGGGTGGCTCCTCTTCCTCGTCGCCGCCCTCGGAGGCCGAGGTGATCTCGGCCGGACGCTGCCAGATCTCCCCCATCTCACCCAGCCGCCGCTCGGTCTCGTCGGGTGAGGACAGGTCAAACGTCTCCCCGAACTCCGGCACCAGCGTGGGCGCGCCCAGCTCTCGGTGAGCGAGGGCCGCAAAGTCCAGGGCCGCGTCCTCCTCCCCGTGCTCCACGAACACAGCCTTCGGGCCGGAAGCGCCGCCGGG from bacterium encodes the following:
- a CDS encoding type II toxin-antitoxin system Phd/YefM family antitoxin, giving the protein MTSLSVSKLRADLADAINRVAYRKERVVIERQGKRLVALVPVEDLERLEEMEDQMLVAAADAALQEGGERVPWEQVKQEAGLP
- a CDS encoding type II toxin-antitoxin system RelE/ParE family toxin → MYELEFSQRARRSFLRLPGQMQARVQKELERLQTDPYHRGTKALQGGLAPYRRARVGDYRIVYEVEDDRVVVFVVEVVHRSGAYRE
- a CDS encoding RDD family protein, encoding MSDDQVTIETPEHIEVQYELAGIGSRALAGIFDFLLQGTLTVLVVWGLIWLGLVLKLQDMLGVVGAIIVASMGFLAFTVYYVTAEMLTGGQSPGKRIAGLRVIGVDGRPITFLQSALRNVIRAVDMMPFFYSVGLVSVFASSRAQRLGDMVAGTIVVKERLYALPEQTAPLADETAPQPLPPQVEARLRGSLHLLTAADVAAAERVVERRHELQPPLRRQLVRQIGEALLAKMPHVPPADFPDQERFLEAVVRLWRERRL
- a CDS encoding stage II sporulation protein M → MNAHAGRDRKQANWDRLTELLHRAEVQGLRTFSTDELREFSRLYRSASSDLSLARARERHDLARYLNQLVARTHAQIYSRPPRRRPEVLSFFVHTVPRTFRACFPFWLASLAILVVGGAIGYVATSTNPAWAEVFVGPGMRQALEGFVKQQTPPGEYFAPTAGVFGGGGFSTFLMTNNIQVALMCFAFGISAGVGTCYVLWRNALMLGAALGLGAFHSKLLLMAAVVAPHGVVEISAVVVAGGAGLRLGWALISPGDLLRRDALRVAGKQAGQLALGTIPMFVFAGLVEGLVSPIHTGPLASIPFRLWFGALSGVVMYAWLFSGFLHRRAEE